One region of Pogona vitticeps strain Pit_001003342236 chromosome 1, PviZW2.1, whole genome shotgun sequence genomic DNA includes:
- the PPP3R1 gene encoding calcineurin subunit B type 1 isoform X2 has protein sequence MGNEASYPLEMCSHFDADEIKRLGKRFKKLDLDNSGSLSVEEFMSLPELQQNPLVQRVIDIFDTDGNGEVDFKEFIEGVSQFSVKGDKEQKLRFAFRIYDMDKDGYISNGELFQVLKMMVGNNLKDTQLQQIVDKTIINADKDGDGRISFEEFCAVVGGLDIHKKMVVDV, from the exons GGAAATGAGGCAAGCTATCCACTGGAAATGTGCTCGCACT TTGATGCGGATGAGATTAAGCGATTGGGAAAGAGGTTTAAAAAGCTTGATTTAGATAACTCTGGTTCGTTGAGTGTGGAAGAATTTATGTCTCTGCCTGAGTTACAACAGAATCCATTGGTACAACGAGTAATAGATATATTTGATACAGATGGAAATGGAGAGGTAGACTTCAAAG AATTTATAGAAGGAGTCTCCCAATTCAGTGTCAAAGGCGACAAGGAACAGAAGTTGAGGT ttgcTTTCCGTATCTATGACATGGACAAAGACGGCTATATCTCCAACGGGGAGCTTTTCCAGGTTCTGAAGATGATGGTTGGGAACAATCTCAAAGATACTCAGCTGCAGCAAATTGTAGACAAAACCATAATAAATGCAGATAAAGATGGTGATGGAAGAATATCCtttgaggagttctgtgct GTTGTAGGAGGCCTAGATATCCACAAAAAGATGGTGGTAGATGTGTGA